The window GTAAAGTCGGTAAATGGACCGGAGGTAACACGGACGACTTGCCCCTTTTCCCATTGAACGCGAGGTTTCTGTCGTGGTCCCTCCACGGCAGCTAGGATATTGGCAATCTCTTTTTCTTGCAAAGGAACCGGTCGGTTTCCTGAGCTGACGAACCCAGTTACGCCAGTCGTGCTTTTCACAAGATACCACGTCTGGTCATCTAGTATCATCTCAATGAGTATGTAACCTGGGAAAATTTTGCGTTGGACCTCGCGCCGCTTCCCGCCACGAGTCCGAAGCTCAGGCTCGGTTGGGATAATAATGCGAAATATCCGGTCCTTTAAGTTCATAGACTCGGCACGACGCTCGATATTAGTTTTTACTTTGTTTTCATGTCCTGAGTACGTATGAACAGCGTACCAGTTCTTCTCCATGATCGCCTAGCCTCTCGTTCTAAACATGCTACCAACCAAACCGCCGAGTGATGACACTGAGCAGGTAATCGAGCCCACCTACCCAAAGCGTGACAATCGCTACCGCCGCGATTACAATGGCGGTAGATTTCTTGA is drawn from Armatimonadota bacterium and contains these coding sequences:
- the secE gene encoding preprotein translocase subunit SecE — encoded protein: MANGTNKKEGTFQRVGRFLREVWLELKKTTWPTYDELKKSTAIVIAAVAIVTLWVGGLDYLLSVITRRFGW
- the nusG gene encoding transcription termination/antitermination protein NusG, with the protein product MEKNWYAVHTYSGHENKVKTNIERRAESMNLKDRIFRIIIPTEPELRTRGGKRREVQRKIFPGYILIEMILDDQTWYLVKSTTGVTGFVSSGNRPVPLQEKEIANILAAVEGPRQKPRVQWEKGQVVRVTSGPFTDFTGTIEDVNVQKEKLRVLISIFGRDTPVELDFGQVEKI